The genomic interval ACGACGTGGCCGTCGTGGCGCCGGGCGCCCGGCCGCGCCGGCTGGAGGTGCCGGGGGCTGAACTGGCGGGCATCTTCACGCTGCGCACCATCGAGGATAGCCGGGCCATTCGCGCGGCGGCCCGCGAGGCCCGGCGGGCGGTGGTCGTGGGGGCCAGTTTCATCGGGATGGAGGTCGCGCAAAGCCTGCGGCATCTCGGGCTGGAAGTGACCGTCGTGGCGCCAGAATCGGTGCCGTTCGAGCGCACGCTCGGCGTGGAGGTCGGACGCGTGCTGCAGACGCTGCATGAGGAAAACGGCGTGGCGTTTCGGCTGGGGCATACCGTACAGGCTTTCGAGGGTACGGATCGGGTGCAGCAGGTCGTGCTGAATGGCGGCAGTCGGCTTGCGGCCGAGCTGGTCGTGGTGGGCGTGGGCGTGCAGCCGGCCACGGATTTTGTGCAGGGCGTGCAGAAAGCCCCGGACGGCAGCATTATCGTGGATGCCTTTTTGCAGGCGGCCGACGGGCTGTTTGTGGCCGGCGATGCCGCCCGCTTCCCCGACTGGCGCACGGGCACGCCGATCCGGATCGAGCACTGGCGACTGGCCGCGCAGCACGGGCGCCTGGCCGGTGCCAATGCAGCCGGAGCGCGTCGTGCCTACCGGGGCGTGCCGTTCTTCTGGACGCGCCAGTTCGGCGTGAGCCTGCAGTACCTGGGCTACGTGGACGCCTGGGACGAGGTGGTGCTCGACGGCGACCCGTCGGCCCGGAAGTTTCTGGCCTTTTATCTTCGCGGTGAACAGGTCTGGGCCGTAGCCGGCATGGGCCGCGGCTACGAAATGGCCCGCCTGCACGGCCTGTTGCTGGAGGAGGGGCTGCCCGTCCTGGAAAGCGTGCGCGCCCACCTGCTCAACCGCTGATTTTGGCAGTTCGGTCAGGTATTTTGACGGTTTAGATTGAAGACTTGTTGAAGGAAAGGTGATCTGTTTTTTAAAATAGCGTTAGATTGTCATCGATTTGCCTCACCAAAATCCGGAAAGGTTATGCGCATTGGCTACGCACTTTTGCTGGCGTTGTTGCTGCCCGGTAGCGTATTGGCGCAGGGGACGATCCGAGGGCGCGTAGTGGATGCCGAGACGCAGGATCCCATCCCGGGCGCCAACGTGGTGGTTCGCGAGCTGATTCGCGGGGCGGCAACGGACATCGATGGGAACTACACCATTGAGCGTGTTCCGGCCGGGACCTATACCCTGGAGGCCAGCTTCGTCGGGTATCGAACGGAAACGCGCCGGGTGACGGTTGAAGAAGGGGCAACTATCACGGTTGATTTTGCGCTCTTCCAGACGGCGCTGAACCTGCAGGAAGTGGTCGTGACCGGTGCGGGTGGTCCCGTAGAAGTAAAGCGACTTGGGAATACGATCGCCACCATCAATGCGGCCCGTCTGGAGATTGCCCCGGTGCAGAATCTTTCGGAAATGCTGATGGCACGCGAGCCATCGGTAGCCGTACTGCCTTCGGGCGGTATCACCGGTGAGGGGGCCCGCATTCGTATTCGCGGCTCGGCCTCGCTTTCCCAGAGCAATGAGCCGATCGTTTACATCGACGGGATCCGAGTTAATCGCGACGGAGGATTCGGAAGTGGCTTCGTAGGAACCGGCGGAGGTGGCTCACCTTCGCGCCTGGACGATCTGGATCCCGAAGCCATTGAGCGGATCGAAATTCTGAAAGGTGCCGCGGCGGCCACGCTGTACGGCACGGAGGCTTCTAATGGTGTAATTCAGATCTTCACAAAGCGGGGGGCAGTGGGGCCGCCGCGCTTCAGCTTCCGGATTGAGCAGGGCGCCTCGTGGTATCCGAAGATCTATCCGGACAATACCGGGTGGGCCTGGAATCAGGCCGTAGCCGATACCATGTCGAAGTACTTCGGGCGGCCGATTCGCCCTTATGAACTGGTGCGGACGAACTTCATGCATGAGATGTTTGAGACGGGTTACCACCAGGCCTATTCGGCTTCGGTCAGTGGTGGGACGCCCGGAGTCACGTATTTTGTCAATCTGAGATGGTCGGACGAAGATGGGCCGTTTGGGGCCAAGAAAGGGCGCTGGTATCCGCCAGGGGTGCGTACCCGCTCGGCTGATATCAACCGTCTGGCGCAGGCCAGCGCTACGGTCAATATTTTCCCCAGCGATAAGCTACGGCTGGGCATTTCGACCGGTCTGACGCGGCGTCATTATGAGACGCCCAACAACAACAACAACATCTATGCGGCCTTTACGCTGGCTCAGTTCGGCAAGCCGGAGCTGGTCCGATACAACAACCAGACCGGCTCGCCGGCCTTCATGACGGTGAATGAGGGGCTACAGCAAACCTATACTCAGGACGTCGATCGCTTCTTTGGTAGAAGTCATCCGAAAAAGGTTCTCAAGAAGATCATGAGGCACCCGAGCAATACAAAACCCAGGTAGTTTTCCGCGTAGCGCTCATGACGCATCACAATCCGGCGAAAATGCCCCAACCACGCAAACAACCGCTCTACTTTCCAACGGCGTCGATAGCGACGAAGCTTACGCCCATCCTGCGTCTTTTTCCGCTTCCGATTCCGCCGATGCGGGGCAATCATCTCTATACCCTGTTGCGCCAATGCCTTATCCAGCGGATCACTGTCATAAGCCCGATCTCCAATCAAACGTACTGGCCTGGCCTCGGTAAAACGAGCCGCCAGAGTGGCTTCGACCAACCGGGTCTCATGTGGCGAAGCACTGGCCACCAGCACCGCCAGCGGCATCCCATTGGCATCGGCTATCGCCATGAGTTTGCTTCCTTTACCTCGCTTTGTCTTGCCCACACACGTCCCCCCTTTTTAGCAGCGACAAAGCAGGCATCGATAAAGCACTCCGAAAGCTTGAGCTTGCCCTGTTGGTGGAGTTCTTCGGCCAACACCTGCAAAATGCGTTGGAGGGTGCCGTTTCGGTTCCATGCTTGGAAGCGATCGTGGCAGGTGGACCTGGGCGGAAAGTGGGCGGGGAGCTTGGCCCAGGGAGCGCCGGTCTGGAGTATCCAGAGGATCGCTTCGAGGATCTCGCGGTCGGCGCGTCGGGGACGGCCGCGTCGATCAGGGCGTTTAGGAGGGGAGACGATCAGGGGCTCGATGCGTGCCCATTGTGCGTCGGTGAGTTTCATGAGGCCGCTCCGATTATCGTGGCGATTACAGAGTATCCCTATTTTCCGGATAAGTTCTAGTCTGAATCTGAACTATCGGCCGTCGCGACCGCTCATGGTGGACGCTACCTTTGGCATTGATGTGGTCAACCAGCTCAGCCGAGAAGTCTTTCCATTTCGCTGGAATATTGACAATTTCAGCGGCTACAATCCGGAAGGCGTCCGCCGCATTGACGACCTGAATGCGCTGGACATTACGGCCGATATCAAGGCAACCCATCGGGTGCGGCTTAGCTCGTCGCTGGAGTCCACGTTCATTCTGGGGACGCAGGGCTTCATCACGCGCCGCATCGACGAATCGGCCGAAGGGCGGCGTTTCCCGGGACCGGGTATTGACGTGACGGGTGGTGCTGCCGAACAGGAAGTCTTTGAGTCCTATCTGGAGGTGGTCAATCTGGGAATCTTTGCACAGGAGCAGATTGGATTTAACGATTATCTCTTTCTGACCGTCGGTGGGCGTCTGGACGCCAACAGCGCCTTTGGTTCGGAGTTTGACGCTGTGTTCTATCCCAAGGCTCAGTTTCATTCCGTCCGATGCGCCGTTCTGGCGTCCGCTGGGGCCCATTTCGTCACTGCGGCTGCGGGCGGCCGTGGGACAGTCAGGATTGCAGCCCGGTGCCTTTGATGCGTTGACCACCTACGTGCCGGTTGCTTCAAGCAGCGGCCCCGGTATTGTGCCGGGCAATCTGGGGAATCCGGAGCTCAAGCCGGAGATCTCCACCGAATGGGAAGTGGGCATGGAGCTCGGATTGTTACAGGACCGGCTCGCCTTGCAGGCCACCTACTGGGATCGAACGGTTACCGATGCCCTGGTGGACAAGCAATTCCCCGTTACGGGAGGCTTCCGGGCCCGCCAGCTTACAAACATTGGCGAATTGAAGGCAAAAGGAGTAGAACTGGGCTTTCAGGGCACGGTTTACAGCAGCGAGCAATTCTCGGTAGAGCTATTTGCAGGCGCCTCCTATCTGTGGGAGCAGGTGACCGACATGGGAGGGGCTCCACCTATCAAGGTCGGCGGCAGCTATCCGCGGTATCGCAACTTCATCATTGAGGGGTATGCACCAGGAGCGCATTTCGGGGCCAAACTATTGCCGACCGATGCCAACCACCTGCCGGTAGACTTCAACGGAGATGGGCAGCCGGACTCGCGGGATGAGGTGCTGGCCTATCTGGCGACACTGACGCCGGAAGATCTGATCAATCCAAGCAACGGGCGTGTCAACATGCCCAGTTCGCTGGGGCTGGTGTTGCTTGCCGATGAGGACGGCGATGGAGATCTGCTGGACCATTACCTCGGCAAGCCGACGCCGGACTGGCAGGGCTCGTTCGGGGCGACGATTCGCTTTCTGCGCAACTTCCGGCTCTATACGGCCTTCGAATTCAAGGCGGGCAACTACTACGTGAATAATCTGACGTTCGCCTTCCGTCAGGCCAATGCCGTGATCGGACGCAACCTGCCCTGGTCGGCCGAAGTGGTGCGGGATTACGCGACCGGGGGGGTGGATGCCAACGGGAATCCCATGAACGATCCGCAGGTGCGGCTGCGGGCGCTGGAGCGCTGGCTTAACGAACTGCTGGCGCTGGCTCCCTTCAGTGGGCTGAATACGATCAAGCCGGCCGACTTTCTGCGCTGGCGGGAGCTGAGCCTGACCTACGACGTGCCGCGTTCGCATCTGCAGCGGCTCTGGGGCATTGACCGGCTGTCGTTCACGCTGGGCGTGCGCAACCTGGCGCTCTGGACCCGCTACGACGGGCCGGATCCGGAAGTCAATGCCGTCGGGCGCGGCAGCGGTAGCCAGCTGGATCAGAACTACCTGGACGGAGTGGACGCCTTTGGCTTCGTCCTGCCGCGGCGGGTGACGTTTACCGTTCGGTTTGGCTTCTAACCTACCGGGAGAAACGACCATGCGTTACGATAAAAGCTTCTGGATCGGGTTGTTGGTCTTTAGCCTGGGGCTGAGTATCGCCGGCTGTAACCTGCTGGACGTCAACAACCCGAACGACCTGGTTGAAGAAGACCTGGGGAATCCGGCGGCAGCCGAACCCATGGTGAATGGCGTCGAAGCCGCTGTTACGCGGGCGGTTCAAGCGATTCTGACGCCTTATTCTACAGCTACTGACGAGCTGGTCTGGGTAGGATCGCGCGATGCCTGGCAACAGCTGGACTTTGGGAATGTGGACGATCCGTTTAATGAATTTACCGACGCAGCCTTCCCCTATGTAGCCGAGGCGCGCTGGTGGGCCGATGCGGTCATCGCCCGGCTGGAAGCATTTCGCAACGAAGGGGCACTTTCGGATCCTACCGTGCTGGCGCGGGCCTACCTGTACGGCGCGATCATCTATGTGACGATCGCCGATATGTTTGACGACTTTGCCTTTTCCGATCGGCAGGAGCCCGCACCACCGATCGGCCGGGATGGATTGCCGCAGGTCTATGATAAGGCGATCGATTACCTTAACAAAGCGCTGGCAATCGCTGAGGCGCGGAACAATACTGCCCTCCAGGGGCAGATCTTGATGTTCCGGGCGCGTGCCAAGTACAGCAAGGCGCTGCGCGCCATGCTTCGACCCGGACAGGTGCAAGTGAACGGACTGGTCAACGATGCCGGTGCCGTGGCCGATGCCCAGGCGGCGCTTGCCGTGGTAGATCCCGAAGCCCGGGTGATTCTGGACATGGATCCCAATGCGCCCGATCTGGTGGTGGGGGATCTGAGCCTGGGGGATCAGGTCAACAGCCGTCTGGAGATGCGTTTTGGGGATACCTACATTCAGCCCACGGCCAACAACAAGCAGACGCAGGCCGTTATCTTCAAAGACATCATTGACACAGATGTGGTCCATCCTTTTGTGGAGCAGGAGATCATGGCCTTCCATGCGGCCGGTCTGTACCCTGACATGACAGTTGCCTCCGAACGTGAAATGCACCTGATTTTGGCCGAAGCGGCGTTGGCCAGCGGAGACATCAACGGCTTTACCACCCACATCAACCATCTGCGTACGCGGGACGGGCTGACACCTTATGACCCGAACAGTTCGGGCATCGAACCGATTGAAATGCTCCGTTTTAGCCGTCAGGCTTACCTGTTCCTGCAGGGGCGTCGCCTGGCGGACCACTACCGCTTTAATGATC from Rhodothermus marinus carries:
- a CDS encoding apoptosis inducing factor family protein translates to MPIYPVARVDELADGQMKQVKAGETELLLVRLDGQFYALGARCTHYGAPLATGALHGERIICPWHHACFHARTGEHLEPPGMDHLPRFPVRVENDQVLVELPDTVEGRRAPALVRRDPQEARTCVVVGSGCAGAYAVEAVRAEGFRGRVVWVAGSEFPPIDRPNLSKEYLAGEAPEEWMPLRDPSFYEAADIEVVQGRPAAALDAAAKTITLADGEVLRYDVAVVAPGARPRRLEVPGAELAGIFTLRTIEDSRAIRAAAREARRAVVVGASFIGMEVAQSLRHLGLEVTVVAPESVPFERTLGVEVGRVLQTLHEENGVAFRLGHTVQAFEGTDRVQQVVLNGGSRLAAELVVVGVGVQPATDFVQGVQKAPDGSIIVDAFLQAADGLFVAGDAARFPDWRTGTPIRIEHWRLAAQHGRLAGANAAGARRAYRGVPFFWTRQFGVSLQYLGYVDAWDEVVLDGDPSARKFLAFYLRGEQVWAVAGMGRGYEMARLHGLLLEEGLPVLESVRAHLLNR
- a CDS encoding carboxypeptidase-like regulatory domain-containing protein; translation: MRIGYALLLALLLPGSVLAQGTIRGRVVDAETQDPIPGANVVVRELIRGAATDIDGNYTIERVPAGTYTLEASFVGYRTETRRVTVEEGATITVDFALFQTALNLQEVVVTGAGGPVEVKRLGNTIATINAARLEIAPVQNLSEMLMAREPSVAVLPSGGITGEGARIRIRGSASLSQSNEPIVYIDGIRVNRDGGFGSGFVGTGGGGSPSRLDDLDPEAIERIEILKGAAAATLYGTEASNGVIQIFTKRGAVGPPRFSFRIEQGASWYPKIYPDNTGWAWNQAVADTMSKYFGRPIRPYELVRTNFMHEMFETGYHQAYSASVSGGTPGVTYFVNLRWSDEDGPFGAKKGRWYPPGVRTRSADINRLAQASATVNIFPSDKLRLGISTGLTRRHYETPNNNNNIYAAFTLAQFGKPELVRYNNQTGSPAFMTVNEGLQQTYTQDVDRFFGRSHPKKVLKKIMRHPSNTKPR
- a CDS encoding IS5 family transposase (programmed frameshift) → MKLTDAQWARIEPLIVSPPKRPDRRGRPRRADREILEAILWILQTGAPWAKLPAHFPPRSTCHDRFQAWNRNGTLQRILQVLAEELHQQGKLKLSECFIDACFVAAKKGGRVLGKTKRGKGSKLMAIADANGMPLAVLVASASPHETRLVEATLAARFTEARPVRLIGDRAYDSDPLDKALAQQGIEMIAPHRRNRKRKKTQDGRKLRRYRRRWKVERLFAWLGHFRRIVMRHERYAENYLGFVLLGCLMIFLRTFFG
- a CDS encoding TonB-dependent receptor translates to MVDATFGIDVVNQLSREVFPFRWNIDNFSGYNPEGVRRIDDLNALDITADIKATHRVRLSSSLESTFILGTQGFITRRIDESAEGRRFPGPGIDVTGGAAEQEVFESYLEVVNLGIFAQEQIGFNDYLFLTVGGRLDANSAFGSEFDAVFYPKAQFHSVRCAVLASAGAHFVTAAAGGRGTVRIAARCL
- a CDS encoding TonB-dependent receptor domain-containing protein, with amino-acid sequence MGQSGLQPGAFDALTTYVPVASSSGPGIVPGNLGNPELKPEISTEWEVGMELGLLQDRLALQATYWDRTVTDALVDKQFPVTGGFRARQLTNIGELKAKGVELGFQGTVYSSEQFSVELFAGASYLWEQVTDMGGAPPIKVGGSYPRYRNFIIEGYAPGAHFGAKLLPTDANHLPVDFNGDGQPDSRDEVLAYLATLTPEDLINPSNGRVNMPSSLGLVLLADEDGDGDLLDHYLGKPTPDWQGSFGATIRFLRNFRLYTAFEFKAGNYYVNNLTFAFRQANAVIGRNLPWSAEVVRDYATGGVDANGNPMNDPQVRLRALERWLNELLALAPFSGLNTIKPADFLRWRELSLTYDVPRSHLQRLWGIDRLSFTLGVRNLALWTRYDGPDPEVNAVGRGSGSQLDQNYLDGVDAFGFVLPRRVTFTVRFGF
- a CDS encoding RagB/SusD family nutrient uptake outer membrane protein, giving the protein MRYDKSFWIGLLVFSLGLSIAGCNLLDVNNPNDLVEEDLGNPAAAEPMVNGVEAAVTRAVQAILTPYSTATDELVWVGSRDAWQQLDFGNVDDPFNEFTDAAFPYVAEARWWADAVIARLEAFRNEGALSDPTVLARAYLYGAIIYVTIADMFDDFAFSDRQEPAPPIGRDGLPQVYDKAIDYLNKALAIAEARNNTALQGQILMFRARAKYSKALRAMLRPGQVQVNGLVNDAGAVADAQAALAVVDPEARVILDMDPNAPDLVVGDLSLGDQVNSRLEMRFGDTYIQPTANNKQTQAVIFKDIIDTDVVHPFVEQEIMAFHAAGLYPDMTVASEREMHLILAEAALASGDINGFTTHINHLRTRDGLTPYDPNSSGIEPIEMLRFSRQAYLFLQGRRLADHYRFNDPSPEWRPDGTAMRQPGTFFPITIIERRANPYID